Proteins encoded by one window of Xenopus tropicalis strain Nigerian chromosome 6, UCB_Xtro_10.0, whole genome shotgun sequence:
- the LOC116411542 gene encoding uncharacterized protein LOC116411542 — MPVYLVFSYLQHFLYSKMLIDAIYAFFNNLYICIIILLAIFTIFGFRHLAILMDSLDIPKNEKKQTSRGRQSKTCKFRMKRISDSKHKQHVDQLELYGTVKDWRELHFFPAEDSFFKVIKRQLYSGIDMAYEQELTMIFGSINLRINVNEFSQNLPCTFRKEELWSRIIQEAFGQNSAQILQHCLPFLMANRFNSHALEIADIASSGEKIEFLPLSREMPIRSVSSGPLEEFSSKAKQKKHFRSSYLRFKNTLSSKNQFKTNFTPSCIKKDIFYNAFLYAEIRSAQKQENRITQVTADGTNPPFLPFNGELPIRPVSRGLLEKILDKEMQKKKCTSYLRFHNKPYFKYGLNRNEHNISCYAFLYANIKRAQKEDETWLDRTDDFKRKRSLCVKMIKDSYPKDKNAAAVKDMKNVPTENSTNIFKVRDTTLCSMETYANNDCCSNKSALKKMMKLLEENTTTSKNKIGYAIPSDLACSKQIRVKALTSTTKRSEKIQAENSMNTDNTTEETCTSELKPKMDCSSNTSTVQNMERFPAENSTKKLKNKPKKSKKDHGETTVNTDKPIPADSKSAKNSNESKKNVSEERMFPVIKANRNLAINNTNTLVQVARFFKKIFDPSRK, encoded by the exons ATGCCAGTTTACCTGGTATTCAGCTACCTACAG CACTTTTTATATTCCAAAATGTTAATAGAtgctatttatgcattttttaacaACCTATACATCTGCATCATTATACTGCTGGCTATTTTTACAATCTTTGGCTTCAGACACTTGGCAATCCTTATGGATAGCCTTGATAttccaaaaaatgaaaagaaacaaaCCAGCAGAGGAAGACAATCAAAGACTTGCAAATTCAGGATGAAGCGCATTTCTGATAGCAAACATAAACAGCATGTCGACCAATTAGAACTGTATGGAACAGTGAAAGATTGGAGAGAACTACATTTTTTTCCAGCAGaagattcattttttaaagtaataaagaGACAGTTATATTCAGGAATTGACATGGCATATGAACAAGAATTGACTATGATTTTTGGCTCAATAAACCTTAGAATTAATGTTAATgaattcagccaaaacttgccatgCACCTTTAGAAAGGAAGAACTATGGTCAAGAATCATACAAGAGGCTTTTGGGCAGAACAGTGCACAAATTTTACAGCACTGCTTGCCTTTCCTTATGGCTAACAGATTTAATAGTCATGCACTTGAAATAGCAGATATTGCTTCTTCAGGTGAGAAAATTGAATTTTTGCCTCTCAGCAGAGAAATGCCGATCAGATCAGTTTCTAGCGGACCTTTGGAGGAATTCTCTTCCAAAGCAAAGCAAAAGAAACACTTCAGATCTAGTTACCTGAGATTTAAAAATACACTTAGCTCCAAAAATCAGTTTAAGACAAATTTCACTCCCTCCTGCATcaaaaaggatattttttataATGCCTTTCTGTATGCTGAAATTAGGAGTGCGCAAAAGCAAGAGAATCGGATAACACAGGTAACTGCAGATGGGACAAATCCTCCATTTTTGCCTTTCAATGGGGAACTGCCCATCAGACCTGTTTCTAGAGGACTTTTGGAGAAAATACTGGacaaagaaatgcaaaagaaaaaatgtacaaGTTATTTGAGGTTTCACAATAAGCCTTACTTCAAATATGGTCTTAACAGAAATGAGCATAACATTTCCTGTTATGCCTTTCTATATGCTAACATAAAGAGAGCACAGAAAGAAGATGAAACCTGGTTGGACAGGACAGATGACTTCAAGAGAAAACGATCACTTTGTGTGAAAATGATAAAAGATTCTTATCCTAAGGATAAGAATGCAGCTGCAGTAAAAGATATGAAAAATGTACCTACAGAAAACAgtacaaatattttcaaagtaaGAGACACTACTTTGTGTAGCATGGAAACATATGCTAACAATGATTGCTGCTCAAATAAGTCTGCACTTAAAAAAATGATGAAGTTACTTGAAGAAAACACTACAACATCGAAGAACAAAATAGGATATGCTATTCCTAGTGACTTAGCATGTTCCAAACAGATCAGGGTTAAAGCTCTGACATCTACTACAAAGAGAAGTGAAAAGATACAAGCAGAAAACAGTATGAACACAGACAATACAACTGAGGAAACCTGCACTTCTGAACTAAAACCTAAAATGGACTGTAGTTCAAATACATCTACAGTACAAAATATGGAAAGGTTCCCAGCAGAAAACTCTACAAAGAAATTGAAGAATAAACCTAAAAAGTCTAAAAAAGATCATGGGGAAACAACAGTAAATACTGACAAACCAATACCAGCAGACAGCAAATCTGCCAAAAATTCTAatgaatcaaagaaaaatgtcagTGAAGAAAGGATGTTTCCAGTAATAAAGGCCAACAGGAACCTTGCAATTAACAACACCAACACATTAGTCCAAGTTGCacggttttttaaaaaaatctttgatcCAAGCAGGAAATAA